In the Triticum aestivum cultivar Chinese Spring chromosome 2B, IWGSC CS RefSeq v2.1, whole genome shotgun sequence genome, CTTTGGTGGAGGACACACGAAATGAAGATATACTAGCATTTACAGTTGAACTGCAAAAGTTACAGCAAGATAAGAAAAATCAAGATGCTAAAATAATGGAACTACAGGAGCAGATGCGAAGAATGGAAAGGCAACCAATCAGGTAAATTTCTATGAACTGTAATCTTCATATAGTTTGTGGACTAACCTTTCTGTATTTATATCATAGGAAATTTCAGATCCAATGGCTACAATTGGGTTGAACCTTCGGTTGACCGACATAACTCAAATAGAAAAGTTTGTATCTTGTCAAAGTACTCAAATCTAAAATTCCCTTTAAGCTAAATTTCACTCTAGAAATTATGTCTCAACTAATATTTATGTTATGTCATATGTAGAGGGTGCTTGCTCCTCCCGTTGATGGACTCCGACTTGTTAAAACACGACCAAGTAATTTACAGAACAAGCAAAGTGGTTCAAATGGTGCAGATTTgcaaacatcaaacaacaattttgTTTCAGATAAGGTTTGTCTACTTAAATACTCTTTGGAACCTGTCATTGCTAAGTTTTAAGTTGTTACGCTTGCACTTTTTGCAATTGCATGTACAATACCCAAAAGTTGATTCGTATCATTTTATCCTAGAACAAACAAACTATGGTTCATAATGGTGGCAGTGCACGACAACTAGAAAAATGTTCTGCTGCACCCAAGGTATCATCATAGTCTCATATCCAAAATTATGATCAAACTATATTGCTCCCATATTTATGTGGTTACTTGTTGCTATCAGAATATTGTCCAGAACCAAGAAACTTCTGATCATAATTTTAGTGCATGGCAAGGGGAAATAAATTCTGCTGCACAAAAGGTATATTTCCATTACCATATACAATATGTTCAAAAAATATTATTTCCGATGGTTATGTATCTACTGGTCGTCTTGCTATCAGAACGTTGTTCAGAACAAAGAAACTTTGCTTGAGGCTGTCCGTGCGCGTCAGGGAGAAAAAACTTCTGCTTCAAACAAGCTGGTATCTTTTCATAATCACATACAAATTTGTGTTCAAACTATGGTGTTAGCTGTTTATTACTTCTTCTTTGGATGATGTTCCTCCTGTAATAACCGCTATTAGACTGTTGTCCAGCCCAAAAAAACAACGAAAGGTGCTAATGCAAGCAGTAAGAGTTCTCAAAGTGCTTCCCTGAGTTGGTTGGGTGCCAATGGACTACCTGTAAGAGTACTCATTCATTTCATATGCTCCcctgtttttttctgttttgtcATATGGTAACTTTGGTTTTCTCTAACAGGTAGGATTTAAAATATTCTTGAAGAGCCTGAAAAAATATAACATGGACGTAGCTCTTGCTATGATTGTAAGTTGTGATCCTAAATTAAACTTGATGATGCTGAAATTGGAAATAAATTCTGGACGGTGCATGTCGATATGGCACTTGAGAAAACTGACAATTTGGTACGGAGTCGCAAAAACTGCAATACTCTCGGTAATGCTGAAAAAACAAAAATTGCATGGCCTTCAACCTTTGTACGTGACTAATCTTGCCTTTGTTAGTATTTGCATGATGTCAACGCATTGCGTGTTAACAattcattttattttcttgtttgtaGATTCAAAAGATAAATGGATGAGTATATGGGTGTGTGGCAACTCAACTGCAAAGAAAGATGTCGATGGTCcgtttcatgatgatgatgatgatgatggatggATGCTATCAGTTTTAGTTATATCGTAGGGATGACATTCCTGTTGAATGTTGTTCCTCGGTTAAGTTTTAGTTAAGTTGTAGGGATGTTGATGGATGCTTTCGTTTAAGTTTCAGTGTCAGAAAATAGTTAGATTATGCATCACATTTGGATGATGTTCTCCTGTAATAACCACTATTGTAATCCAACAATTTTATCTAATATATGATTTCTTTGTCTCGTCAGTATATTctcttgtttttccttcacttgaAATACATAATTATCACCTTTACATGGAGCATTACTTTAATTGctagcaataataataataataataataataataataataataatgataataataatactTGGAGGGTTGGAAATACTCCGTTGCCAAGCAATGGGATTTTGATTCTTGTACATTAAACACCAACATATAAAAGTGTTGTAGAAGACCGTTTTAACTGTTGTAGTCTTGCAACGGTCCTTTACCAACGGCAATATAAGCGTTGCATTATGCGCTAGCAACACTGGATAAGGCTACGCATCCCAAACCGTTGGTAAAGACACTGgcaacgcatatatggactttTAGATACGGAAAAATGCGTTGCTATAGGGGGTTTCTTGTTGTAGTggtactgtccggatccagtcaggcagccggaccgtcgggttttggccacgagctgggaccactgggaagcggcccgccacgcggaccatgagacccatgccaaggccgtgatcactactttctgggtgaaTTCTCTTCAGAAgaacaagtccattctagtttcatgaaatgatttaactcatggcttcttccattcttgttttcatgcatgattgtagaaattctatcgagttcttccggagcacagggctagagcggaccagatcgtgctgcgataatgcaagaagaaggcccgccaaatgcagtacgaggtgcgctatgtggccatctccacatactaccacgacgttcttggtgtgaagatgaccaaggaagaagcgcggaggatgggcattaccttggagaggcccgagttcttggcggtaagtataaaagatttttcattatgctttcatatattatgctttcattatgctttcattaccttgtggtgctttatgctttatgctttatgcttccataacaccaatttggacacacctacatgccattatgctattattatgtaggtgtgtccaaattggtgttatggaaaagacgagtcctgggcggcattggtggatcatTGGTGTGACCCgactggagcctgggcggctatgagaatcaaaaataaggctaaccgagggaaggagggagtacatgctcagggaaaccgaaaccactatctccacaaggcagttaatgtatgactaaccccattaaacattcttcttcttctatttaccatcactttcttatgtatgactaacctctgtttggtggtgcaggaggagaaactgaagcggccgctctcagacatgcaggcgtgggagatcgcccatacgcggaaggactccaagcctggcgagccccaGTACTACGGCAAGCATACCGCGGGGAGGAAGCAGGCCTACACCGAAGCGTATCTGAAGttgcatcctgacacacctgaccccattgcggcgcctctggacgacatggcggtggtgagcatggggcccaaggagcacggtcgggaggcagttctcgatgctgtgatcactcctagtatctcctacacacagcttcgtcggatcgacccgagcctgacccagcgcacgagccagccagtgaccagttcacagtccctctttcaggagcaacaatctgtaagtattttccctcttatcttcattgctcactttattttccgcatttagtagttttatgagttccatcatgtcataccgtaggcctacctggagtacacacgccaggagaccgtTGCGTGGTATCagaggctttatgaacaccaagtgcagaggGATAGCCAGATGCAGCATGCTTTTCAGGATATGGCGGCCGGCAGGTTCGTGGGGTTACCTCCAGCACAATGCCCTCCAACACAACCAGTGCTGATaagctttgaggagtttgtggcacagaacgctggcccctctccggttagttcatccccaatctattcaccaaAGCATGTCATTCCTTTCAACACAGAcatatatcccgttaatatgtcttttcaacatctagggaacaggtggatctaccgttggcggtggtcttcgcagcactcccgagtcacggagcccgaccactccgatccacgaaggcggaggcggaggtggaggcggttttggcggtagcgctgccgctagcagtgacgacctgggcttcggccGTCTTGGCGGTAACGACCTCCGTGGTGCTCAATGATccttgtgtgtggtgatgatgctggagatgacttgtgtgtggtgatgatcatttagatgacttgtgtgcttttctatatgcttatgcttatgttggttgtgatgatattcatttagagacttgtgtgtgatgatgcttatgcatatattgttgtgaTGGTGCCGGATGATATCCCGTTGTGTTTTATATGTCTATCCCATCATATATATCTGCTGATATGTGCTGTTATTTGAATTGAAttgatttgaaaaaaaaaacagaaaaaagaaaaaaaaaacaaatgcaaactatgccgacggctaggccgtcggcataggactAGCGTGAGCTCCCAGCAGGCAACACGTggcgcctatgccgacggcctagccgtcggcttagtttaaaaactgtgccgacggcttggccgtcggcataggagcCACGTGTCGCCTACTGGGAGCTCTGTATgaaggcctatgccgacggcctggccgtcggcttagtttcaacttatgccgacggcctggccgtcggcatagccctggtcCTAGAGCAGCGGCTGGTCGCCACGTGGCAccactatgccgacggcctggccgtcggcatagtggTGCCACGTGGCGACCACTCATTGGGCAGACTTGACGGCCGCCGCCGTTAGGCGTGATGGTTGCCGACGGcctgggccgtcggcatagatgtacggccccCGTCGGCGTATCATATATGCCGACAGCTTTTCTAAGCCGATGGCCTCCCTGGCTGTGCCGACgcatatgttgccgacggccctatgccgacgggggctgTCAGCATAGGCCTATCCCGACGGGTCTAAGGCCTGCATAGGGGGCGATTCCGGTAGTGATCGTACATGATCACACGACAGTCACCGTCCGCCTGGTGGTCGTCGCCAACAACAGCGAGCACCTGCTGGCCGCGCTCGTGTCGCCGCCACAGACAATCACATGGCCATCACAGTCCGCCTGGTGGTTGTcgccaacatcggcaagcacctgcTGGCCGCGCTCCGGTCGCCGTCGTACACGATCACACGGCCGTTGCCGTCCACCGGGCCTGTTGGCCGCGCTCACGTCGGCGTCGTACACGATCACACGACAGTCACCGTCCGCCTGGTGGTCGTCGCCAACAACAGCAAGCACCTGCTGGCCGCGCTAGTTTCTGGATATGTGCAAGTTTTGCACGTATATAAACTGGTATGGTTATCCCTAAAAAAAACTGGTATGGTTGGACGTAGAGGGCCGACGTGGGACTATTCATAATTGGACGAACGCTCTTACATACAACACACAAACATGTGCTATGTCAACTGGTGCAGCTTTATACGCTGAACAGGAGGACCTGAGTTCTCCACGTAGCGCTATTTTTGCATGTTTGCCAGCTGAGATGGGCCGGTGGAAAATAGTGCGGCCCGTCTCGGACGAGGACGAAAATCTGGATTAACTGCGTGCTTGGGAGATTAGTACCACCTCATTTATATTATAATTTTGTCCATACAAATCGTAAAATCGTATTATGACATGAAAAGAAAGtgcattgtgacggtgaacccgacaaagttaatccgtactttattattactagcaaaagggcccgtgcgttgcaacgggtacaCAATAAGTTTGACAGtttgtgatcctaaaaaaaatagtTCAACAGTTTATGTGTATTTAAAAATGCAACTATTGTGGTGCACTATTGATAACACTTAATTTTGACGGCCCTCAAAATTCTTCATAAAACCACTTCCACCTTATTTGAACTTTACATCTAAAAATG is a window encoding:
- the LOC123040819 gene encoding uncharacterized protein, whose translation is MVHNGGSARQLEKCSAAPKNIVQNQETSDHNFSAWQGEINSAAQKNVVQNKETLLEAVRARQGEKTSASNKLTVVQPKKTTKGANASSKSSQSASLSWLGANGLPVGFKIFLKSLKKYNMDVALAMIVSCDPKLNLMMLKLEINSGRCMSIWHLRKLTIWYGVAKTAILSVMLKKQKLHGLQPLFKR